One genomic segment of Terriglobia bacterium includes these proteins:
- a CDS encoding EamA family transporter, translating to MNPANGSQHRVRMITAFAVLYVLWGSTYLAMRIIVRDMPPYVAGAVRYLIAGPIMLAACAMAGRQIRLTRGDFLRLLVISVLLLSLGNIGVLWAEEYVSSGLAALIVALVPIWVVMIEAWIFRAGRMTAQGLVGLALGIVGLMVLLWPRIAAGTHLSRLELFGAAILAAASFLWALGSVFSHRFQLTVGVFAAAAWQMTLGGAVNALVAGATGQFQHTRWSAPALEAIAYLVVCGSWMGYTAYIWLLEHVPTPKVATYAYVNPIIAVFLGWLILREKVDAYMFVGTAIIIGSVALVNTSKLKRVESRPAENAELPAVNVAGD from the coding sequence ATGAATCCAGCCAACGGTTCCCAACATCGCGTCCGTATGATCACGGCTTTTGCCGTGCTCTATGTGCTGTGGGGCTCTACTTACCTGGCGATGCGGATCATTGTTCGGGACATGCCGCCGTACGTGGCTGGGGCCGTCCGCTACCTGATTGCCGGGCCCATCATGCTGGCGGCGTGCGCCATGGCGGGACGCCAAATCCGCCTGACCCGCGGCGACTTTCTCCGCCTGCTGGTGATTTCCGTCCTGCTGCTGTCGCTGGGAAATATTGGCGTGCTATGGGCGGAAGAGTATGTCTCCAGCGGCCTGGCGGCGCTGATTGTGGCGCTGGTCCCCATCTGGGTGGTGATGATTGAAGCCTGGATCTTCCGCGCCGGACGCATGACTGCACAAGGCCTGGTGGGTCTGGCCCTGGGCATCGTAGGCCTGATGGTCCTGCTCTGGCCGCGCATTGCCGCCGGCACCCATCTGTCGCGTCTGGAGCTGTTTGGCGCGGCGATTCTGGCAGCAGCGTCATTTCTCTGGGCGCTGGGCTCGGTTTTCTCCCATCGCTTTCAGCTTACCGTGGGCGTGTTTGCCGCGGCTGCGTGGCAAATGACCCTGGGTGGGGCGGTCAATGCCTTGGTGGCCGGCGCCACCGGCCAGTTTCAGCACACCCGCTGGAGCGCGCCGGCGCTGGAAGCCATTGCCTACCTGGTGGTGTGTGGATCATGGATGGGATACACCGCGTACATCTGGCTGCTGGAGCACGTGCCCACGCCCAAAGTCGCGACCTACGCTTACGTGAACCCCATCATCGCCGTGTTCCTGGGATGGCTGATCCTGCGCGAAAAGGTGGACGCCTACATGTTCGTGGGGACGGCGATCATCATCGGGTCGGTGGCGCTGGTGAATACTTCAAAGCTCAAGCGCGTGGAGAGCCGGCCAGCCGAGAATGCAGAGTTGCCTGCGGTGAATGTGGCGGGAGACTGA
- the cysS gene encoding cysteine--tRNA ligase: protein MPLRLYNTLSNKVEEFAPSQDNTVRMYACGPTVYDYGHIGNFRTFVAVDLLRRFLRQSGFKLQHVMNITDVDDKIIRNAAREQKTVQEYTRKYEEAFLEDSATLNLEHPETLVRATEHIAEMAEFIKKLEAKGFAYRTDDGSYYFSIAKFPGYGKLSKKDFGGMEAGARVDVDEYEKDNARDFALWKAPKPGEAFWESAIGSGRPGWHIECSVMSMKYLGDSFDLHAGGEDLTFPHHENEIAQSEALSGKTFARFWMHVRFLLVEGKKMSKSEGNFYTLRDLVLKGHKPSAIRFLLTSVPYTKQLNFTFAGLEQGAKSVERLREFKSRIERAQLAPGKNAAIQDLADKTQREMRAGMEDDLNTARALAAMFDMVREANTAADQGSLKQDDKGPLLAALQQFDEIFAVLKDDDAEKIARVAAWAESHGKLEGSAISGDAITDADVERLIAERNAAKKARDFAKSDAIRKQLTEAGIIVEDTKDGIRWKRK, encoded by the coding sequence ATGCCGCTCAGGCTCTACAACACGCTCTCCAATAAGGTCGAGGAGTTTGCGCCGTCGCAAGACAACACCGTGCGCATGTACGCTTGCGGTCCCACGGTGTACGACTACGGGCACATCGGCAACTTCCGCACCTTTGTCGCGGTGGACCTGCTGCGGCGGTTTCTGCGACAAAGCGGCTTCAAGCTGCAGCACGTCATGAACATCACGGACGTGGACGACAAGATCATCCGCAATGCCGCGCGCGAACAGAAGACCGTCCAGGAATACACCCGCAAGTACGAAGAAGCGTTCCTGGAAGACAGCGCCACGTTGAACCTGGAGCATCCGGAAACGCTGGTCCGCGCCACTGAGCACATAGCCGAGATGGCGGAGTTCATCAAGAAGCTGGAAGCCAAGGGCTTTGCTTATCGCACGGATGATGGATCCTATTATTTCAGCATCGCCAAGTTTCCCGGCTACGGCAAACTGTCGAAAAAGGATTTTGGCGGCATGGAAGCCGGCGCGCGTGTGGATGTGGACGAATACGAGAAAGACAACGCACGCGACTTCGCCCTGTGGAAGGCGCCCAAGCCGGGCGAGGCCTTCTGGGAAAGCGCGATCGGGTCGGGACGTCCCGGCTGGCACATTGAGTGCTCGGTGATGTCCATGAAGTATCTGGGAGACAGTTTTGATCTGCATGCCGGCGGCGAAGACCTGACCTTCCCGCACCACGAAAACGAAATTGCACAGTCCGAAGCGCTCAGCGGGAAAACATTCGCGCGCTTCTGGATGCACGTCCGCTTTCTGCTGGTGGAAGGCAAGAAGATGTCCAAGAGCGAAGGCAACTTTTACACGTTGCGCGATCTGGTCCTGAAAGGCCACAAGCCGTCGGCGATTCGCTTTCTGCTGACTTCCGTTCCTTACACCAAGCAGCTCAACTTTACTTTCGCCGGGCTGGAGCAGGGCGCCAAATCCGTGGAGCGTCTGCGCGAATTCAAATCGCGCATTGAGAGGGCCCAGCTTGCGCCGGGAAAGAACGCTGCAATACAAGATCTGGCGGACAAGACCCAGCGCGAGATGCGCGCCGGCATGGAAGACGATCTGAACACCGCGCGCGCGCTGGCGGCGATGTTTGATATGGTCCGCGAAGCCAACACCGCAGCCGACCAGGGCAGCCTGAAGCAAGATGACAAGGGCCCGCTGCTTGCCGCCCTGCAGCAATTTGATGAAATCTTTGCCGTTCTCAAAGACGATGACGCGGAGAAGATTGCGCGCGTCGCCGCCTGGGCCGAGTCGCACGGCAAGCTGGAAGGCTCCGCGATCTCCGGCGATGCAATCACTGATGCTGACGTTGAACGCCTCATCGCCGAGCGCAACGCCGCCAAGAAGGCCCGCGACTTCGCCAAGTCAGACGCCATCCGCAAACAGCTCACCGAAGCGGGCATTATTGTGGAAGATACCAAGGATGGGATCAGGTGGAAGAGGAAATAG
- a CDS encoding acetyl ornithine aminotransferase family protein, with product MPTTTMTPAAPSISAGPKIRTKLPGPNAQKILKGDAQYISPSYTRSYPLVAKSGRGCIIEDVDGNEFLDFSSGIAVCSTGHCHPEVVAAIQKQAGELIHMSGTDFYYENMITLAERLANTAPMSGPVRVYYGNSGTEAVEAAMKLARYHTKRQGIIAFYGAFHGRTMGSLSLTASKVQQRRRFFPVVPGAVHAPYPYVYRRPEGQTEAQFLKECVSFIEDRIFKTIMPPEECAAIFIEPIQGEGGYVPAPKEYMQELRRICDKHGILLVADEVQCGAGRSGKMWAIEHTGVEPDIITVAKGIASGMPLGITMSRAEIMDWVPGSHASTFGGNPICIEAALATMNVLEQGAIRNAEVVGNHILRRITPWMQKHPMVGDVRGRGLMIGVEIVKDKATRATAHDERDRIVELAFERGILFLGAGENSIRIAPPLILTPEQADIAMDVLEECIGIVEKEQ from the coding sequence ATGCCGACCACAACGATGACACCTGCCGCGCCATCCATTAGCGCTGGACCCAAGATTCGCACCAAGCTGCCGGGCCCCAATGCACAGAAGATTCTGAAGGGCGACGCGCAGTACATTTCGCCTTCGTATACACGTTCTTATCCGCTGGTGGCCAAGAGCGGCCGCGGCTGCATCATTGAAGACGTTGACGGCAACGAGTTTCTGGATTTTTCGTCGGGAATCGCCGTCTGCTCCACCGGTCATTGCCATCCGGAGGTGGTGGCCGCCATCCAGAAGCAGGCGGGCGAGCTGATCCACATGTCCGGCACGGACTTTTATTACGAAAACATGATCACCCTGGCGGAGCGCCTGGCCAACACCGCGCCCATGTCCGGGCCGGTGCGCGTGTATTACGGCAACTCCGGCACCGAAGCGGTGGAAGCGGCCATGAAGCTGGCGCGGTATCACACCAAGCGCCAGGGCATCATCGCATTCTACGGCGCGTTCCACGGCCGGACCATGGGCTCGCTTTCGCTGACGGCCTCCAAGGTCCAGCAGCGCCGCCGCTTCTTCCCTGTTGTCCCCGGCGCGGTGCACGCGCCGTACCCGTATGTTTACCGCCGTCCGGAGGGCCAGACGGAAGCGCAGTTCTTGAAGGAATGCGTCAGCTTCATTGAAGACCGCATCTTCAAGACCATCATGCCACCGGAAGAGTGCGCGGCGATTTTCATCGAGCCCATCCAGGGCGAAGGCGGGTACGTGCCTGCGCCCAAGGAATACATGCAGGAACTGCGCCGGATTTGCGACAAGCACGGAATCCTTCTGGTGGCCGACGAAGTGCAATGCGGCGCCGGACGCAGCGGCAAGATGTGGGCCATCGAGCACACCGGCGTGGAGCCGGACATTATCACCGTAGCCAAGGGCATTGCTTCCGGCATGCCGCTGGGCATCACCATGTCCCGCGCGGAAATCATGGACTGGGTGCCGGGTTCGCACGCGTCAACCTTTGGCGGCAACCCCATCTGTATTGAAGCGGCGCTGGCTACCATGAACGTTCTGGAGCAAGGCGCCATTCGCAACGCGGAAGTTGTGGGCAATCACATTCTGCGGCGCATCACTCCGTGGATGCAAAAGCATCCCATGGTGGGCGACGTCCGCGGGCGCGGCCTGATGATCGGCGTGGAGATTGTGAAAGACAAGGCCACCCGCGCCACGGCGCACGACGAACGTGACCGCATCGTGGAACTAGCGTTTGAACGCGGCATCCTGTTCCTGGGCGCCGGGGAAAACTCCATCCGCATCGCGCCTCCGCTGATCCTGACGCCGGAGCAGGCGGACATTGCCATGGACGTGCTGGAAGAGTGCATCGGAATTGTGGAAAAAGAGCAGTAA
- the pgsA gene encoding CDP-diacylglycerol--glycerol-3-phosphate 3-phosphatidyltransferase: MIRQLGSAPNLLTLLRLIFIPFIVIAVQQHAYTWALVIFVVAGITDGLDGLLARLLQQKTTLGQYLDPIADKLLLSTMFLVLAVFHLIRWPVTVLVFSRDILIVIVCTLLYATGTMRTFRPSWLGKANTLAQIVTVPFALMSEVSAARWIHAGKHFGVYATVGLTILSGVHYVVRVAMELRHHASSKAPEDGG; the protein is encoded by the coding sequence TTGATCCGCCAGCTTGGCTCGGCTCCTAACCTGCTTACGCTGCTGCGGCTGATCTTCATTCCGTTCATCGTGATCGCCGTCCAGCAACACGCTTATACCTGGGCGCTGGTCATCTTTGTTGTGGCCGGGATTACGGACGGGCTTGACGGCCTGCTGGCACGGCTCTTGCAGCAGAAAACCACGCTGGGCCAATACTTGGACCCCATCGCCGACAAGCTGCTGCTCAGCACCATGTTCTTGGTGCTCGCCGTCTTTCATTTGATCCGCTGGCCGGTCACTGTGCTGGTGTTCAGCCGTGACATCCTTATTGTGATTGTCTGCACTCTGCTTTACGCCACGGGGACCATGCGCACTTTCCGCCCCAGTTGGCTGGGGAAAGCCAATACCCTGGCGCAGATTGTCACCGTACCATTCGCCCTGATGAGCGAAGTTTCCGCGGCGCGCTGGATCCACGCCGGCAAACACTTTGGCGTGTATGCCACGGTGGGATTGACCATCTTGTCGGGCGTGCACTACGTGGTGCGGGTAGCCATGGAGCTGCGGCATCACGCATCGTCGAAGGCGCCGGAGGATGGAGGGTAA